In one Mycoplasmopsis canis PG 14 genomic region, the following are encoded:
- a CDS encoding aldehyde dehydrogenase family protein, with product MLNSRNFQVFQKQKNDYLQNGEIPINKRIEILKKLKEILLENQGKIEKALWDDLRRTENQSFYSELSLVFLSLKNTLKNIKKWTKKQKIKTPWFLKPSKSFVNYEAHGVVGIYSPWNFPFILALDPLIASIAAGNRTMLKLSEFSINSSKLIFELINQNFDKKLIYCSSNEQNEFEVFNKLKFDFIFFTGSTNVGKIIAKRAAEDLIPVVLELGGKSPTIIFEDANLKNAAKTIAFGKFINSGQICVTHDFLVVHENIVDKFKQYLISEFKYLKNISGNGKIISSKHFQRLIDLLPENLSKTISKNLEINQIDPIVFESSIDDKVMKEEIFGPFLPLIKFKNTQDLKDILSKYPNPLALYIFTKSSKNLEIQKSFKAGTVIVNDTISFLSNYNLPFGGIQNSGLGKYHGYEGFKAFSNAKSFYKTPHFMKPNPLVYSKETKVKKKILEWIFK from the coding sequence ATGTTAAATTCTAGAAATTTTCAAGTATTTCAAAAACAAAAAAATGATTATCTACAAAATGGTGAAATTCCAATTAATAAAAGAATCGAAATTTTAAAGAAACTTAAAGAAATTTTATTAGAAAATCAAGGCAAAATAGAAAAAGCTTTATGAGATGATTTAAGGAGAACTGAGAATCAATCATTTTATTCCGAGTTATCTCTAGTTTTTCTTTCATTAAAAAACACTTTAAAAAATATCAAAAAGTGAACAAAAAAACAAAAAATTAAAACACCTTGGTTTTTAAAACCATCTAAAAGCTTTGTTAATTATGAAGCACATGGCGTTGTGGGAATTTATAGTCCTTGAAATTTTCCATTTATTCTTGCTTTAGATCCTTTGATTGCTTCAATTGCAGCAGGAAATAGAACTATGTTAAAATTATCTGAATTTTCTATTAATTCATCTAAATTAATATTCGAGTTGATAAATCAAAATTTTGATAAGAAATTAATTTACTGCTCTTCAAATGAGCAAAATGAGTTTGAAGTCTTTAACAAATTAAAATTTGATTTCATATTTTTCACTGGATCAACTAATGTAGGTAAAATAATAGCAAAAAGAGCAGCAGAAGATTTGATTCCGGTGGTTCTGGAATTAGGAGGAAAATCTCCTACTATTATTTTTGAGGATGCAAATCTAAAAAACGCAGCTAAAACTATTGCTTTTGGTAAATTTATTAATTCTGGTCAAATTTGCGTTACTCATGACTTCTTAGTTGTGCATGAAAATATTGTTGACAAATTTAAGCAATATTTAATTAGTGAATTTAAGTATTTGAAAAATATTTCTGGAAATGGAAAAATAATTTCTAGTAAACATTTTCAAAGATTGATTGATTTACTTCCTGAAAATCTAAGCAAAACTATAAGTAAAAACCTAGAAATTAATCAAATTGATCCGATCGTTTTTGAATCATCAATTGATGATAAAGTTATGAAAGAAGAAATATTTGGCCCTTTTTTACCTTTGATAAAATTCAAAAACACGCAAGATTTAAAAGATATTTTATCTAAATATCCTAACCCTTTAGCTTTATATATATTCACTAAAAGTTCTAAAAATCTAGAAATTCAAAAATCTTTTAAAGCAGGAACAGTTATTGTAAATGATACTATTTCTTTTTTATCAAATTATAATTTACCTTTTGGAGGCATTCAAAATTCAGGGTTAGGTAAATACCATGGTTATGAAGGTTTTAAGGCATTTAGTAACGCAAAAAGCTTTTATAAAACACCACACTTTATGAAACCAAATCCTTTGGTATATTCAAAAGAAACAAAAGTAAAAAAGAAAATTCTGGAGTGAATTTTCAAGTAA
- a CDS encoding DUF1016 N-terminal domain-containing protein, whose amino-acid sequence MEIDKQNNLSAYEDIKLLLNEARSTVVTQVNNILLKTYWEIGKIIVLDEQNNSDRAEYGASLLKNLSKQLTKEFGRGFSKSNLFNMRRFYLTYQKFQTVSGKLSWSHYSELLSISENKKGLFMKENAKIPIGL is encoded by the coding sequence ATGGAAATTGATAAACAAAATAATCTATCTGCCTATGAAGATATAAAATTATTACTTAATGAAGCTAGAAGTACAGTTGTTACACAAGTAAATAATATTTTATTGAAAACATATTGGGAGATTGGAAAAATTATTGTTTTGGATGAACAAAATAATTCAGACAGAGCAGAATATGGAGCAAGTTTATTAAAGAATTTGTCAAAACAATTAACAAAAGAATTTGGTAGGGGATTTTCAAAATCTAATTTATTTAACATGAGGAGATTCTACTTAACTTACCAAAAATTCCAGACAGTGTCTGGAAAATTGAGTTGGTCTCATTACAGCGAACTTTTATCTATTAGCGAGAATAAAAAAGGTCTTTTTATGAAAGAGAATGCGAAAATTCCAATTGGTCTGTAA
- a CDS encoding sugar ABC transporter permease: protein MINKLKRQLFYRHKFDSLKVSEKKLSPKRLKFNESDSKPPTFLEIIWLFFNYIILIFWAIIILFPIVSLVTSSFNIANNRIIGLTPFEFGFDNFRYLFESERSLFTTWYANTLIIAGTTSVISTLAVALNGYAYSRFKFTGSKHSLTIIMMLQMIPATSSLISLYILVKLGGTLGISGVGMLILIYSGGAIAGNTFMLKSYLDTVSSELDDSGKIDGCSNWGLFFKILLPVIKPALIMVALWSFLTPFTDVILPKFVLIENDQKTLAIGLDTFITAEQKHVNFGAYSAGSILASLPAFALFMYLQRYIVGGLSDGAVKG, encoded by the coding sequence ATGATAAATAAATTAAAAAGACAATTATTTTATAGACATAAATTTGATTCATTAAAAGTATCAGAAAAAAAACTTTCTCCAAAACGTTTAAAATTTAATGAATCAGATTCTAAACCGCCTACATTTTTAGAAATTATTTGACTATTTTTTAATTACATTATTCTTATATTTTGAGCAATCATAATTTTATTCCCAATCGTTTCTCTTGTTACTTCATCATTTAATATTGCAAACAACCGTATCATTGGTTTAACACCGTTTGAATTTGGTTTTGATAACTTTAGATATTTATTTGAAAGTGAACGTAGTTTATTCACTACATGATATGCTAATACTTTAATTATTGCAGGGACAACTTCAGTTATTTCTACATTAGCCGTTGCATTAAACGGATATGCATATTCAAGATTTAAATTTACCGGTTCAAAACATTCATTAACAATTATTATGATGTTACAAATGATTCCTGCAACATCATCACTTATTTCGTTATACATTCTTGTTAAACTTGGAGGTACCTTAGGTATTTCTGGTGTAGGAATGTTAATCTTAATTTATTCAGGTGGAGCCATAGCAGGTAATACATTTATGCTAAAAAGTTATTTAGATACTGTTTCATCAGAATTAGATGATTCAGGAAAAATTGACGGATGCAGCAACTGAGGTTTATTCTTCAAAATACTTTTACCTGTTATTAAACCTGCTTTAATAATGGTTGCATTATGATCATTCTTAACACCATTTACTGATGTTATATTGCCTAAATTTGTTTTAATTGAAAATGATCAAAAAACACTTGCAATAGGTTTAGACACATTTATTACCGCAGAACAAAAACATGTTAACTTTGGTGCTTATTCAGCTGGTTCAATTTTAGCTTCACTTCCAGCATTCGCCTTATTTATGTATTTACAAAGATACATAGTTGGTGGACTAAGTGATGGAGCTGTGAAAGGATAG
- a CDS encoding GA module-containing protein, translating to MKNKHKAWIIGASALLLGGSIVTAITVANLKTKNKKDSKQEVNESNDLKNRKEELAKMIELLPYPSMAASAKQELKILLDGITTSEEMNDFKKSLEEIDTQVSSLKEKISKLSEENHESLNNKLNEANTSEEFKNLTDEVEQKLFFEESKNFINSLNYLSNEEKIAFQEEIVNSKTKEEVELVKNKAKNQNDFKAKKESLKLLIDSFTYPGINKDKENETKEYFKSQVESTTLENIANKENEIKEYGNALKKKVEILKMVPYTIENAEGRVEIAKLINEAKSIKDLNILVPDTWVEHFTIYKKLIEDNFEGQQKTNLLNRFNISSARNIFQEYTINDLRHNIYLTYKNNALSWVENNISDQTLKEKHKEEIQALNRTDNADNPDKEASFNQFTESFNELKNKFESIKNTNAG from the coding sequence ATGAAAAATAAACATAAAGCATGAATTATAGGGGCTTCTGCTTTATTGCTTGGCGGATCCATTGTTACAGCAATAACAGTTGCAAACTTAAAAACTAAAAATAAAAAAGATTCAAAACAAGAGGTAAACGAGTCAAATGATTTAAAAAATAGAAAAGAAGAACTTGCAAAAATGATAGAATTGTTACCTTATCCTTCAATGGCTGCTTCAGCTAAGCAAGAGCTTAAGATTCTACTTGATGGAATCACAACAAGTGAGGAAATGAATGATTTTAAAAAATCATTAGAAGAAATAGACACGCAAGTATCGTCTTTAAAAGAAAAAATTTCTAAACTCTCAGAAGAAAATCATGAATCATTAAACAATAAATTAAATGAAGCAAATACGAGTGAAGAATTTAAAAACCTTACTGATGAAGTTGAACAAAAATTATTTTTTGAAGAATCAAAAAACTTTATAAATTCATTAAATTATTTATCTAATGAAGAAAAAATAGCGTTCCAAGAAGAAATAGTAAATTCAAAAACAAAAGAAGAAGTAGAATTAGTAAAGAATAAAGCTAAAAATCAAAACGATTTTAAAGCTAAAAAAGAAAGTTTAAAACTATTAATAGACTCATTTACTTACCCAGGTATAAATAAAGATAAAGAGAATGAAACAAAAGAGTATTTCAAGTCACAAGTTGAGTCTACAACTTTAGAAAACATTGCTAATAAAGAAAATGAAATAAAAGAGTATGGGAACGCTTTAAAAAAGAAAGTAGAAATATTGAAAATGGTTCCTTACACTATTGAAAACGCTGAAGGTAGAGTTGAAATAGCTAAATTAATAAATGAAGCAAAAAGTATTAAAGATTTAAATATTTTAGTGCCTGATACATGAGTGGAACATTTTACAATTTACAAAAAATTAATTGAAGATAATTTTGAAGGACAACAAAAAACTAATTTATTAAATAGATTTAACATCTCTAGTGCTAGAAATATTTTTCAAGAATACACAATCAATGATTTAAGACATAACATTTACTTAACTTACAAAAACAATGCCTTATCATGAGTTGAAAATAATATTAGTGATCAAACATTAAAAGAAAAACACAAAGAAGAGATTCAAGCATTGAATAGAACCGATAATGCTGATAATCCAGATAAAGAAGCATCATTTAATCAGTTTACTGAATCATTTAATGAATTGAAAAACAAGTTTGAAAGTATTAAAAATACCAACGCAGGGTAG
- a CDS encoding alpha-amylase family glycosyl hydrolase yields MNLVKKDTNFFKEFDAKFAYKKGDLGASFLGKNIQVKLWQPLAKKVELILFKKHNDTDPFAKLEMQKEEVTNSKGNKTFLWKIEIKAMDYRNAFYQFLITHENGEKTVALDPYAKSMAPFNWGGHEDRVGKGAFVDLNSSRAGKKPRDLKAKWNNSVDANIYEMHVRDFTSLLKNTSFHKRKASFKNLIDAGIFKYLKDLNITHLQLLPIHSAYTVNDKNKKIFKKGEGQGWTTNYNWGYDPHNYFTINGLYSSKPSDPYSRIKDFKEFVDEAHKHGIGIIVDVVYNHMMTNSSYDNILPGYYYRDNAEVRPVSYAPLADEREMTKKIMVDSLKHFVNEFNVDGFRFDLSCFHHKETIDEISNELRNINPNIILHGEAWPFSDLKFEDSYIKGATGNDVKFGYFNDTLRDAIKGSEHEGYHKGLIHEYSEEHFKKYVSSVVAGLRNYDFKDVPHANSKYDLFNNDVAVNLSYAACHDGMTLWDKINIFAENKSFIERIEMYRQGLMMTILTQGRQLVLAGTELLQSKPCDMSGEEGFKCQVSAYDDFNEKPDNNAFSPNSYKTTDYTNGIKWSHLDKKEVKEYVFKFFGQLNKFRQTTDYLRLDSNEKVFKRIKFEYHDIKNGILIYSIQNNDNTKEMLALHNFGDKDFDSSKFMGNLLFDSKIKSLKNILQAHSTQIIEREK; encoded by the coding sequence ATGAATTTAGTTAAAAAAGATACAAATTTTTTCAAAGAATTTGATGCAAAATTTGCCTATAAAAAAGGTGATTTAGGAGCATCATTTTTGGGTAAAAATATTCAAGTTAAATTATGGCAACCTTTAGCAAAAAAAGTTGAATTAATTTTATTTAAAAAACATAACGACACTGATCCGTTTGCAAAATTAGAAATGCAAAAGGAAGAAGTTACAAATTCAAAAGGAAACAAGACTTTTTTATGAAAAATAGAAATTAAAGCAATGGACTACAGAAATGCTTTTTATCAGTTTTTAATAACGCATGAAAATGGTGAAAAAACAGTTGCATTAGATCCTTATGCTAAATCAATGGCTCCATTTAATTGAGGAGGACATGAAGATAGAGTTGGGAAGGGTGCTTTTGTTGATTTAAATTCTTCAAGAGCAGGTAAAAAACCAAGAGACCTTAAAGCAAAGTGAAATAACTCGGTAGATGCAAATATTTACGAAATGCATGTAAGAGATTTTACAAGTTTATTGAAAAATACATCATTTCACAAAAGAAAAGCTTCATTTAAGAATCTAATTGATGCTGGAATATTTAAATACTTGAAAGACTTAAATATAACACACTTACAATTATTACCTATTCATTCAGCTTATACAGTTAATGATAAAAATAAAAAGATTTTCAAAAAAGGCGAAGGACAAGGTTGAACCACAAATTACAATTGAGGTTATGATCCGCATAATTATTTCACTATAAATGGACTATATTCTTCAAAACCTAGTGATCCATATTCAAGAATAAAAGACTTTAAAGAATTTGTTGATGAAGCTCACAAACATGGCATTGGAATAATAGTTGACGTTGTTTATAATCATATGATGACAAACTCATCATATGATAATATTCTTCCAGGATACTATTATAGAGATAATGCAGAAGTTAGACCAGTAAGTTATGCACCATTAGCAGATGAAAGAGAAATGACTAAAAAAATCATGGTTGATTCTCTTAAGCATTTTGTCAATGAATTTAATGTTGATGGATTTAGATTTGACCTTTCATGCTTCCATCATAAAGAAACCATTGATGAAATTTCAAATGAACTAAGGAATATTAATCCAAATATTATCTTACATGGTGAAGCTTGACCATTTAGTGATTTAAAATTTGAAGATTCATATATAAAAGGTGCTACTGGGAATGATGTTAAATTTGGTTATTTTAATGACACATTAAGAGATGCTATAAAAGGATCAGAGCACGAAGGATATCATAAAGGTTTAATTCACGAATATTCAGAAGAACACTTTAAAAAATATGTTTCTTCAGTTGTTGCTGGATTAAGGAATTATGACTTTAAAGATGTTCCACACGCAAATTCAAAATATGACCTATTTAATAATGATGTTGCAGTAAACTTGAGTTATGCAGCTTGTCATGATGGAATGACGTTGTGAGACAAAATTAATATTTTTGCTGAAAACAAATCATTTATTGAAAGAATAGAAATGTATCGTCAAGGTTTAATGATGACAATTTTGACTCAAGGTAGACAATTAGTTTTAGCTGGTACAGAATTATTACAATCAAAACCTTGTGATATGAGTGGTGAAGAAGGATTTAAATGTCAAGTCAGTGCTTATGATGACTTTAATGAAAAACCAGATAACAATGCCTTTTCTCCAAATTCATATAAAACAACAGATTATACAAATGGTATTAAATGAAGCCACTTAGATAAAAAAGAAGTTAAAGAATATGTTTTCAAATTTTTTGGTCAATTAAATAAATTTAGACAAACAACAGACTACTTAAGGTTAGATTCAAATGAAAAAGTTTTTAAAAGAATAAAATTTGAATATCATGACATTAAGAACGGTATTTTAATTTATTCAATTCAAAACAATGATAATACTAAAGAAATGTTAGCATTACACAACTTTGGAGACAAGGATTTTGATTCTTCAAAATTTATGGGTAACTTATTGTTTGATTCAAAAATTAAATCATTAAAAAATATTTTGCAAGCACATTCAACACAAATTATAGAAAGAGAAAAATAA
- a CDS encoding DUF1016 domain-containing protein, whose product MKRQINTSLYERLLLSQGKENKNKILELSLKGQEIQNSNDIIKDPYVFEFLGIPEEKAIMESDLEKALINHIEKFLLELGRGFMFVGSQQRVTLANTHYYVDMVFYNKILRSYVLIELKTGKLMPEAVGQLNMYLNYYKEEVNDEMDQEPIGIILCTDKDNIQAEYALGGILNTIFASKYNLYILNKELLEEEARKVIEKYQK is encoded by the coding sequence TTGAAACGGCAAATTAATACTTCTTTATATGAAAGGTTATTACTATCTCAAGGTAAAGAGAATAAAAATAAAATCTTAGAACTTTCTTTAAAAGGGCAAGAAATCCAAAATTCAAATGATATTATTAAAGACCCTTATGTGTTTGAATTTTTAGGAATTCCGGAAGAAAAAGCTATAATGGAGAGCGATTTAGAAAAAGCTCTTATCAACCATATTGAAAAGTTTTTATTGGAACTTGGCCGTGGATTTATGTTTGTTGGTTCACAACAAAGAGTAACACTAGCGAATACTCATTACTATGTAGATATGGTATTTTACAATAAGATTTTAAGAAGTTACGTTCTGATAGAATTAAAAACCGGGAAACTTATGCCAGAAGCAGTAGGACAACTAAATATGTACTTAAATTACTACAAAGAAGAAGTGAATGATGAAATGGATCAAGAACCAATCGGAATCATTTTATGCACAGATAAAGACAATATTCAAGCAGAATATGCTTTAGGCGGAATTTTAAATACAATCTTTGCCTCGAAATATAATCTTTATATCCTAAATAAAGAACTGCTAGAGGAAGAAGCAAGAAAAGTAATAGAAAAATATCAAAAATAA
- a CDS encoding ABC transporter ATP-binding protein, with translation MLFKKDKKSQKDLNDNVIKPNSELELADEGFETIDIDQMISEVGEVYNSNSGAHIKLVNISKKYEGNEHYTLNNINLEIKPGTFCIFLGPSGCGKTTLLRMIAGLNSITKGDLLFNNKRYNNLLPNERNIAMVFQSYALYPHMNVYNNISFGLKIAKERKDVIDKRVKDVAKILKIDNYLYRKPRDLSGGQRQRVAIGRAIARKPLVFLMDEPLSNLDAKLRENMRREIVNIHRMLNTTSIYVTHDQLEAMTMGDQIVVFNDGKIQQNGKGKELYFKPANVFVAKFIGSPTMNTFDATFKNGLIVDATEKIQISLDEETKSKLLDGQKLVIGFRSEDLRIQYKQLPNSVQGKISNVELIGKDQLVVVKINEDTEFIVNASNSEEFELFSQVYVEFVTSRIHIFDKETEDRIN, from the coding sequence ATGCTATTTAAAAAAGACAAAAAATCACAAAAAGACTTAAATGATAACGTAATTAAACCAAACTCAGAACTTGAACTAGCTGATGAAGGGTTTGAAACAATTGATATTGATCAAATGATTTCAGAAGTTGGTGAAGTTTACAACTCAAATAGTGGTGCTCATATTAAACTTGTGAATATTTCAAAAAAATATGAAGGTAATGAGCATTACACTTTGAATAATATAAATTTAGAAATTAAACCTGGTACATTCTGTATCTTTTTAGGACCATCAGGATGTGGTAAAACAACATTGCTAAGAATGATTGCTGGTTTAAACTCAATTACTAAGGGAGATTTATTATTCAACAACAAAAGATATAATAACTTACTCCCAAACGAACGTAATATAGCTATGGTCTTTCAATCATACGCTTTATACCCACACATGAACGTTTATAATAATATTTCTTTTGGTTTAAAAATTGCTAAAGAAAGAAAGGACGTCATTGATAAGCGTGTTAAAGATGTTGCAAAGATTTTAAAAATAGACAATTATTTATACAGAAAACCTAGGGACTTATCTGGTGGTCAAAGACAACGTGTTGCAATCGGTCGTGCTATCGCTAGAAAACCTCTTGTATTCTTAATGGATGAACCTCTTTCAAACCTTGATGCAAAACTTAGAGAAAACATGAGACGTGAAATTGTAAATATTCACCGTATGTTAAATACAACAAGTATTTATGTTACTCATGACCAGTTAGAAGCTATGACTATGGGTGACCAAATTGTCGTGTTCAATGATGGAAAAATTCAACAAAACGGAAAGGGTAAAGAATTATACTTTAAACCTGCTAATGTCTTTGTTGCAAAATTCATTGGTTCACCAACTATGAATACTTTTGATGCAACATTTAAAAATGGATTGATAGTTGATGCAACAGAAAAAATCCAAATTTCATTAGATGAAGAAACTAAATCAAAACTTTTAGATGGACAAAAATTAGTAATTGGTTTTAGAAGTGAAGATTTAAGAATTCAATATAAACAATTACCAAATTCAGTTCAAGGTAAGATTTCAAATGTGGAATTAATTGGTAAAGATCAATTAGTTGTTGTTAAAATCAATGAGGATACTGAGTTTATTGTTAATGCTTCAAATAGTGAAGAATTTGAATTATTTTCACAAGTTTATGTAGAATTTGTTACTTCAAGAATTCATATCTTTGATAAAGAAACTGAAGATAGAATTAATTAA
- a CDS encoding alpha-amylase family glycosyl hydrolase has product MKKFYENIKKELIFKKYLKNQIRKEYAIWDDVKFNKQNYNLDYIELWKTAPKASPFIKKRDTNVIYQILVYNFADGNNDGIGDFIGLKNKIPYLVDLGVDQLWLSPIHSASSYHGYSVIDYCDVAEQLGGMTAFIDFLSEAHKNGIKVYLDLVFNHTSYEHPWFQEALYGNKKFEPFYRFEPNYIDHDVKTDTPEVRSKYIKLDQNKKATNRRYLGRFTYGMPDLNLDNKDVIDQLIGVQKFWTAVGVDGFRYDAFAEFYSSEQETKNNFNEAKIFSLLRKASNEITNQENGRDEVFMMGEWVHTDSLKALEYTKYNDEFALDTVYDGFKFFRHNPDVRVPFEELYRVTKMYQDASTKSKWIPFLDNHDVLRWLDSYRMQVSKLKGYQNDKKLTQSEKDAHKIAMMQLLVLPGTPLVYYGNELMYYGTREYGDPSLREPMKWDKVEENSYIFDNKVKESTKDHVLLTSALSLQSADEAQKDKDSLFNFIKFMIELRNANSFISKTDVNTIINPYEVIDSQDYSSFTVRADSKNANRLLLFGFCNYQNPFLHAGKISRKFHFKPLYMYKAKNNSWNIEIEQGGIVIFELIRK; this is encoded by the coding sequence ATGAAAAAGTTTTATGAAAATATAAAGAAAGAATTAATTTTTAAAAAATATTTAAAAAATCAAATTAGAAAAGAATATGCAATTTGAGATGATGTTAAGTTTAACAAACAAAATTACAATTTAGATTATATTGAACTTTGAAAGACTGCTCCTAAAGCATCTCCGTTTATTAAAAAAAGAGACACTAATGTAATTTATCAGATTTTAGTTTATAACTTTGCGGATGGAAATAATGATGGTATAGGAGATTTTATTGGTCTTAAAAATAAAATACCATACCTTGTCGATTTAGGGGTTGACCAATTATGGTTAAGTCCTATTCACTCTGCTTCTTCATATCATGGATATTCTGTTATTGATTACTGCGATGTGGCAGAACAACTTGGTGGAATGACTGCTTTTATAGACTTTTTATCAGAAGCACATAAAAACGGGATAAAAGTTTATCTTGATCTAGTTTTTAACCACACCTCATATGAACACCCTTGATTTCAAGAAGCTCTTTATGGAAACAAAAAGTTTGAACCATTCTACAGATTTGAACCAAACTATATAGATCACGATGTGAAAACTGACACACCAGAAGTTAGATCAAAATATATTAAGTTAGATCAAAACAAGAAAGCAACAAATAGAAGATATTTGGGTAGATTTACTTATGGTATGCCTGATCTCAATTTAGATAATAAGGATGTTATAGATCAACTTATAGGAGTTCAAAAGTTTTGAACAGCAGTAGGTGTTGACGGATTTAGATACGACGCCTTTGCAGAGTTTTATTCAAGTGAGCAGGAAACGAAAAATAATTTTAATGAAGCAAAAATCTTCTCACTATTAAGAAAAGCAAGCAACGAAATAACAAATCAAGAAAATGGTAGAGATGAAGTATTCATGATGGGTGAATGAGTTCATACGGATTCATTAAAAGCTTTAGAGTATACTAAGTATAATGATGAGTTTGCTTTAGATACAGTTTATGATGGTTTTAAATTTTTTAGACATAATCCAGATGTTAGAGTACCTTTCGAAGAATTATATAGAGTTACAAAAATGTATCAAGATGCTTCTACAAAGTCAAAATGAATACCTTTTTTAGATAATCATGACGTTTTAAGATGATTAGATTCATATAGAATGCAAGTTTCTAAGTTGAAAGGTTATCAAAATGATAAAAAACTAACACAATCAGAAAAAGATGCTCATAAAATTGCAATGATGCAATTATTAGTGCTTCCTGGAACACCTTTAGTTTATTATGGTAATGAATTAATGTATTACGGTACAAGAGAATATGGTGATCCGTCTTTAAGAGAACCTATGAAATGAGATAAAGTAGAAGAAAATAGCTATATTTTTGATAATAAAGTTAAAGAATCTACAAAAGATCATGTGCTTCTCACTTCAGCATTAAGTTTACAATCAGCAGACGAAGCGCAAAAAGATAAAGACTCGTTATTTAACTTTATAAAATTTATGATTGAACTAAGAAATGCAAATAGTTTTATTTCTAAAACTGATGTTAATACAATAATTAATCCTTACGAAGTGATTGATTCTCAAGACTATTCTAGTTTTACTGTGCGTGCTGATTCAAAAAATGCAAACAGACTTTTATTGTTTGGTTTTTGTAATTATCAAAACCCTTTTTTACACGCTGGAAAGATCTCTAGAAAATTCCATTTTAAACCTTTATATATGTATAAAGCAAAAAACAATAGCTGAAATATCGAAATAGAGCAAGGTGGAATTGTTATTTTTGAATTAATAAGAAAATAA
- a CDS encoding winged helix-turn-helix domain-containing protein has product MSKTYKKNIDNFPEIKKAIKRNPLNEEDNTKTNSIILYLIDLIKSKKVPVNKIMPSEHALMERFNCSRSVVVSAYQKLNALGAVYSISKRGHFVAENFHNLIKPVSFLLKVDKQWGEEMHDFVLPEWFEERNIIFVDGTRMFKKSFYKKGEVIAEADIWISTKNLDKFEPVDLSKPLIDILSEREPIKNIVYDIHFEKNANRLGYEDMMVLMLFGYDDDSICIAAKYYIKPEHFKFYHQEFSLL; this is encoded by the coding sequence ATGAGTAAAACATATAAGAAAAATATAGACAATTTTCCTGAAATTAAAAAAGCAATTAAACGTAACCCTTTAAACGAAGAAGATAATACAAAAACAAATAGCATTATTTTATACTTAATTGATTTGATAAAGTCTAAAAAAGTGCCAGTGAACAAAATTATGCCCTCAGAGCACGCTTTAATGGAGAGATTTAACTGTTCTAGAAGTGTTGTTGTTTCAGCGTACCAAAAATTAAATGCTCTAGGAGCTGTTTACTCAATTTCTAAAAGAGGACATTTTGTTGCGGAAAACTTTCATAACTTGATTAAACCCGTTAGTTTTTTATTAAAAGTAGACAAACAATGAGGTGAAGAAATGCATGATTTTGTACTGCCAGAATGGTTTGAAGAAAGAAACATTATTTTTGTTGATGGAACAAGAATGTTTAAAAAATCTTTCTACAAAAAAGGTGAAGTTATTGCTGAAGCAGATATTTGAATTTCTACAAAGAATTTAGATAAATTTGAACCAGTAGATTTATCAAAACCATTAATCGATATCCTTTCTGAAAGAGAGCCAATTAAAAATATTGTTTATGACATTCATTTTGAAAAGAATGCTAATAGATTAGGTTATGAGGATATGATGGTTTTAATGTTGTTTGGTTATGATGATGATAGTATATGTATAGCTGCAAAATACTATATAAAACCTGAACACTTTAAGTTTTACCACCAAGAATTTTCATTGTTATAA